GGCGTTGACGGGCTCCGGTTCGGGGTCGGTCTCCGCCGTGGGGGTCGGATCGCCCGGCCTGCGGCCGCGGGCCTCCAGCCAGAGGGAGAGGGCCAGCAGGAGGATGCCGAGGGTGAGGAAGCCCCAGGGGAGGTACGAGGTCAGCAGGAGGACCAGGACGCGCTGGGACTTGACCAGGTCGACGGTGTCCTTGATGTAGTCCTCGCGCATCTTCACGTGTCCGGAGAAGACGGTGACCTTGTCGCGGTCGCCGAGGAGGGTGCCGCCGCGGAGTTCGTTGTTCTGGATCTCCTCTCCGTAGACGGGCGCTCCGGTGGTGGGTTCGACCCAGAACTTGCGGACGGTGGTGTACCAGCGGGTGGTGCCCGTCTTGGCGAGGGACTCCGGAGTGATGCCTTTGACGGGCATCGTCTTGGGGAAGGGCACTTTGGTCCAGGGGATGGTCTGCTCGAAGTAGTAGACCTCCAGGCCGCGGAAGTTCTGGGTGCCCTTGTAGTGGATGGGGCGGGTGATGCGGGCCTGTGCGTCGAAGTACTCGTAGTCCCGCTTCTCGGTGAGGAAGGGCCACTTGAACTCGATGCCCTCGCGTTTGACGGGGTCCCCGTCGACCGCTTCTCCCGTGGCGTGGACGGGTTCCTGGCTGTGCGCGTCGAAGATGTAGCGCTCGGGGATCTTGGAGACCATCTTGCCGTCGGCGTCCTGGACGTAGGAGAGGGCGTCCCAGACCACGACGTCGCGGTCCGCCGTCCTCTCGATCCTCTCGGAGGCCTCGACGTTGCCCTTGAGGGTCTGCACGATGGTGACCTTGTCGATCTTCTCGGCCTTCATGGAGCCGTAGTCGATGAGGGTCGGGTCGTCCGCCTCCAGGACCGCCTCCTGGTACTGGCTCGGCGGGATCTTCGCGAGCCGCGGGAAGGCGTACCAGCGCATGAGCGGGGACATGGCCGTGCAGAACACGGCGAAGGCGAGCAGGACGAGGCTGGCCTTGCGGCGCATCGCGGCGGCCCTCCCTACGTCTATGGGTGCTTGGGGACAGTGGTGAGGAGCGGCTCGGGGGACGTCTCGCCCGGTGGGGCGCCGATCGCCGTGATGGTCAGGACCAGGGCGAGCGCGACGGCGAGGCCTGCGGCGGCGGCGATGAGGGCGCGCATGCGGGGCCTCCCCATTTCGGCGTACGGCCGGAACTGATTGGTCGTCAGGTCGGGCACCGTAGCAACGGCAGAGCGAGATGAGAACACGTTGCACAACACAGGACCGCCCCTCCACCGGGTGGGCGGAGGGGCGGTCCTGTGGAGTCGCGGGGCCGACCCGGGCGGGTCTGGGCGGGCCCGCCCGGTCAGACGCCGGGAGAAGCGCTCGTGGAGGCGCTCGGAGACGTGCTCGGCGTGGCACTGGCGGAGTCCGACGGCGACGGCGTCGTGTCGGGCTCCGGCGCGGTCACCTTCAGCTCGACGGTCAGCGTCGCGCCGCCCTCCGTGACGATGCGCAGCAGGTACGTGCCCGCCGCGCCGTCCGCGTACATCTTCGGGAGCTTCAGCACGCCGTTCGCACCGGTCTTCAGACCCGTCAGAGTGCGGACCGGCTTGCCGTCCGCGCCCTTGAAGTACGGACCCTTGTCGTTGGCGGACGCGTCCGTCGCCGACTTGATCATCGTGGCGGTCGCCGCGACGCCGTCCGCGACCTTGCCCTTGTGCGTCGCCCTGACCTCGACCTGCTCGGCGAACTCCTTGCCGGGCTCGCAGACCAGCGGCTTGGCGCTGGTCCTGGCGAGCGCGTCGGCGACGCGTGCCACGGTCTGCGCCTCGAAGTCGATACGGGACGCCGCGTGGCCCAGAACCCGGGCCTGCACGACGAACTCGCCGGCCTTCTGCCCTGCTTCGAGCACTGGCGCGGTGGCCTTGCCCCGGGAGTTCGTGGTGACGGTGACACCCCGCACGCCGCCTTCGAAGCGGGCGTCCGTGTCGCCGGACACGGTGAACCGCACCTTCACCTTGGGCACGAATACGCCCGACTCGGTCAGGGCGCGCACCGCGACACGCTCGCTGAAGGCGTTGCCCGTCTTCGCGACGAGGTCGCCCGTCCCCGCGTTCGCCAGCGCGTCGACGTCCGCGGGCGCGGGCGGCTTCTGCGAACCGCCGTCGCCCGGCGGCTTCGGCTTGGAGCTGCCGCCGCCGTTGTTCCCGGGCTTGTCGTCGTTGCCGGGGTTCGGCTTGGGCTTGGGCTTGGACGACGGCGAGTGCGACGGCGTCGGGTCCGGACGCAGGCCCGGGTAGCGGGTGTCGCTGCGGTCGTCCGGCAGGACACCCTTGCCGTCGGGAACCTCGTGGGTGCCCTTGCGGTAGTACTCCAGCCACGACAGGACCGTGTTCAGGTACTCCGTCGACCGGTTGTAGCTCAGGATCGCCTTGTGCAGGTCGGCCTCGACGGACAGGTCACGGCCGCCCGCGCACAGGTAACGGCCCGCGGCGAGCGCCGCGTCGTAGATGTTGTTGGGGTCCTTCTCGCCGTCGCCGTTGCCGTCCTGGCCCCAGGACGCCCACGTCGACGGAATGAACTGCATCGGGCCTACGGCACGGTCGTGCGTGCTGTCCCCGTCGTACGCGCCCTTGTCGGTGTCGGTGATCTTCGCGAAGCCGTCGCCGTTCAGGACCGGGCCGAGGATCGGCTTGAGCGTCGTACCGTTCGCGTCGACACGGCCGCCGCGGGCCTGGCCGGACTCCACCTTGCCGATGGCGGCGAGGAGTTGCCAGGGCAGGTTGCAGCCGGGCTTGTCCTTGCTGAGGGACGCCTCGGCCTTCTTGTACGCGTCGAGGACCGTGGCCGGCACGCCCGCCTCATCCTCTTTGTCGCCGCCGTTCGGGGCGGTCGGCGGGACGGGACTCTGCAGGGGCGGCAGATCGGTGAAGTACGGGGAGTCGCCGGTCGCGGAGTCACCGGACGGCGGCGGGGTGTCCGCCGCGCCTGCCGCCGGACCCTCGCGCCCCACGTCCGTCACGCCCGGGGCCTGCGACGCGGCGAGGGCCGCCACCGCCGCCGCGGCCACCGCAGCGGTCACCGTTCCTCTGCGCAGCCGCCTGCCGATTACCGGCGCCATGCCGAGCCACCCCTCCCCATTGACGACTGTTGCGCGTCGCCCCACCCCCGGTGCACGCTGGTTGACAGCCGCGCAGCAGTCCTGCGCGTTCACGCCTGCCTTCGCACGCGCGTGCTCTCAGTGGATCGACTCAGCCGACACTACGACAACTTGACGCGCCCAGGCACCCGTTCGTGCCCGGTTTTTACCGGTTGGCGGGTCCGCCGCGACAGGTCTGTTACGCGACTGCGGCACGTGCCGGGACTCCCGGGTGGTCCGCCTAGGGGCGCGGGGAACCGCACCCGGACACGGACCCGCCGCGGCAACCCCCCGAACCCCCGCCCGGGAGGGCAGCCCGCTCCCCCACCCGGGAGGGCTAGTGCGCCGCGGACTCCCAGTCGGGGCCGACCCCCACCGAAACATCCAGCGGCGCCCGCAGGGACACCGCCCCCGCCATCTCCCTGCGCACCAGCTCCTCCACCTTCGCCCGCTCGCCCGGCGCGATCTCGAGGACGATTTCGTCGTGGACCTGAAGCAGCATCCGGGAGTCGAGCTTCGCCTCCGTGAGCGCCCTGTGGACGTTCAGCATGGCGATCTTGACGATGTCCGCCGCCGTGCCCTGGATCGGCGCGTTCAGAGCCATCCGCTCCGCCATCTCACGGCGCTGACGGTTGTCACTGTTGAGGTCGGGCAGGTAACGCCGACGGCCGAGCATCGTCTCCGTGTAACCCGTCGCGCGGGCCTCGTCGACCGCGCGGCGGAGATAGTCACGTACCCCACCGAACCGCTCGAAGTACGTGTCCATCAGCGCCCGCGCCTCACCCGCATCGATGTTCAGCTGCTGCGAGAGCCCGAACGCGGACAGCCCGTACGCCAGCCCGTACGACATCGCCTTGATCTTGCGCCGCATCTCCGCGTCGACGGCCGAGCCGTCCACGCCGAACACCTGGGAGGCGACCGTCGTGTGCAGGTCCTCGCCGGAGGAGAACGCCTCCAGGAGGCCCTCGTCCTCGGAGAGGTGCGCCATCACGCGCAGTTCGATCTGGCTGTAGTCCGCGGTCATGAGGGACTCGAAGCCCTCACCGACCACGAAGCCGCGGCGGATCGCCCGCCCCTCGTCCGTGCGGACCGGGATGTTCTGCAGGTTCGGGTCCGTGGAGGAGAGCCGGCCCGTCGCCGCCACCGTCTGGTTGAACGTGGTGTGGATACGGCCGTCCGCGGCCGTCGTCTTGATCAGACCCTCGACCGTGACCCGCAGCTTCGCCTGCTCGCGGTGGCGCAGCATGATGACCGGCAGTTCGTTCTCGGTCTGCGCCGCGAGCCACGCCAACGCGTCCGCGTCCGTCGTGTACCCGGTCTTCGTCTTCTTCGTCTTGGGGAGGTTCAGCTCGCCGAAGAGAACCTCCTGGAGCTGCTTGGGCGAGCCCAGGTTGAACTCGTGGCCCGCCGCCGCGTGCGCCTCCTTCACGGCCTGCTGCACCGCGCCCGCGAACTGCTGCTCCATGGCCCGCAGATGCTCGCGGTCCGCCGCGATGCCGTGCCGCTCCAGGCGGGCCAGGAGCGCGGACGTCGGCAGCTCGATGTCGGCGAGGAGGTCGCTCGCACCGACCTCCGTCAGCTTCTCGCCGAAGGCGGTACCGAGGTCGAGGACCGTGCGGGCCTGCGACATCAGGAAGTCGGCCTCGGCCCGG
The sequence above is a segment of the Streptomyces sp. Je 1-369 genome. Coding sequences within it:
- a CDS encoding lytic murein transglycosylase; translation: MAPVIGRRLRRGTVTAAVAAAAVAALAASQAPGVTDVGREGPAAGAADTPPPSGDSATGDSPYFTDLPPLQSPVPPTAPNGGDKEDEAGVPATVLDAYKKAEASLSKDKPGCNLPWQLLAAIGKVESGQARGGRVDANGTTLKPILGPVLNGDGFAKITDTDKGAYDGDSTHDRAVGPMQFIPSTWASWGQDGNGDGEKDPNNIYDAALAAGRYLCAGGRDLSVEADLHKAILSYNRSTEYLNTVLSWLEYYRKGTHEVPDGKGVLPDDRSDTRYPGLRPDPTPSHSPSSKPKPKPNPGNDDKPGNNGGGSSKPKPPGDGGSQKPPAPADVDALANAGTGDLVAKTGNAFSERVAVRALTESGVFVPKVKVRFTVSGDTDARFEGGVRGVTVTTNSRGKATAPVLEAGQKAGEFVVQARVLGHAASRIDFEAQTVARVADALARTSAKPLVCEPGKEFAEQVEVRATHKGKVADGVAATATMIKSATDASANDKGPYFKGADGKPVRTLTGLKTGANGVLKLPKMYADGAAGTYLLRIVTEGGATLTVELKVTAPEPDTTPSPSDSASATPSTSPSASTSASPGV
- a CDS encoding DUF3068 domain-containing protein, which codes for MRRKASLVLLAFAVFCTAMSPLMRWYAFPRLAKIPPSQYQEAVLEADDPTLIDYGSMKAEKIDKVTIVQTLKGNVEASERIERTADRDVVVWDALSYVQDADGKMVSKIPERYIFDAHSQEPVHATGEAVDGDPVKREGIEFKWPFLTEKRDYEYFDAQARITRPIHYKGTQNFRGLEVYYFEQTIPWTKVPFPKTMPVKGITPESLAKTGTTRWYTTVRKFWVEPTTGAPVYGEEIQNNELRGGTLLGDRDKVTVFSGHVKMREDYIKDTVDLVKSQRVLVLLLTSYLPWGFLTLGILLLALSLWLEARGRRPGDPTPTAETDPEPEPVNA
- a CDS encoding SPW_0924 family protein, which translates into the protein MRALIAAAAGLAVALALVLTITAIGAPPGETSPEPLLTTVPKHP